In one Sander lucioperca isolate FBNREF2018 chromosome 7, SLUC_FBN_1.2, whole genome shotgun sequence genomic region, the following are encoded:
- the asb15a gene encoding ankyrin repeat and SOCS box protein 15 isoform X2, translated as MSTAGILCTGRRSSLWFWSWRRCCTVASFSLTLEEKTSEGETFLTLAVKAGLVENVKMLLNHGASPHTTNSKNESPLLLAVRAGSYQMVSSLIAGGARVEQVCLKKWTAMHEASRAGCVGVMELLLQHGGQVSEADQYGVTPLGIAAEYSHSEVLELLIKHGADVNAQAPNGDSVLYDAAGSGNPDCIDILLQHGANPNIHNLSSQLPIHHAAYEGHYLALRILIPITTRRALRLSGHSPVHSAADGGHTHCLELLLQKGFDVNALLAPHISDNYGDMRRSPLYYAVSNGDATCTELLLKLGAKPDLDPLRCLLVAVRSGRYEIVRLLLEAKADVNCYFTVVNDTVFPTALQYCLKDEVMMRLLLNNGYDAEKCFCCSHGDDWDDLSESGYTEDQEEKVAFCDFIRVSWLVNLAGRVVSILLEYVGQVSLCGKLTKILENHREWPHIHRTTRNPRSLFHLSRVVIRKHLSCSMLMSAQLPNRLKDYLLFKENDLYSKIICKED; from the exons ATGAGCACGGCTGGTATCCTCTGCACAGGGCGGCGGTCCAGCctctggttctggtcctggaGACGGTGCTGTACGGTGG CATCTTTCAGTCTGACTCTGGAGGAAAAGACTTCGGAGGGGGAGACCTTCCTGACTTTAGCAGTGAAAGCTGGATTGGTGGAAAACGTGAAGATGCTGTTGAACCATGGAGCTTCTCCTCACACGACCAACAGCAAGAACGAATCCCCTCTGCTTTTAG CAGTCAGAGCCGGATCTTATCAGATGGTTTCCAGTCTAATAGCTGGAGGAGCTCGGGTGGAGCAGGTGTGTTTGAAGAAGTGGACGGCCATGCACGAGGCCTCCAGGGCCGGCTGCGTTGGTGTCATGGAGCTCCTGTTGCAGCACGGGGGTCAGGTGTCAGAGGCAGACCAGTATGGAGTGACTCCTCTGGGCATCGCTGCGGAGTACAGCCACTCTGAAGTCCTGGAGCTCCTTATCAAACACG GTGCCGATGTAAACGCCCAGGCGCCAAATGGCGACAGCGTCCTGTACGACGCTGCAGGGTCGGGGAATCCAGACTGCATCGACATCCTGCTGCAGCACGGAGCAAATCCCAACATCCACAACCTGAGCTCCCAGCTGCCCATCCACCACGCCGCGTACGAAGGACACTACCT AGCTTTGAGGATTTTGATCCCGATCACCACTAGACGGGCCCTGCGGCTGTCCGGCCACAGCCCCGTCCACTCGGCCGCTGACGGAGGCCACACTCACTGTCTGGAGCTCCTGCTGCAGAAAGGGTTCGACGTCAACGCGCTGTTAGCCCCTCACATCTCGGACAACTATGGAGACATGAGGAGAAGCCCGCTGTACTATGCCGTCTCCAACGGGGACGCCACCTGTACTGAGCTTCTGCTGAAGTTGGGAGCCAAACCCGACCTGGACCCGCTGCGCTGCCTCCTGGTGGCGGTCAGGTCGGGGCGCTACGAGATCGTGAGGCTGCTGCTGGAGGCCAAAGCAGACGTGAACTGTTACTTCACGGTGGTGAACGACACAGTGTTTCCCACCGCGCTGCAGTACTGCCTGAAGGACGAGGTGATGATGAGGCTGCTGCTCAACAACGGCTACGATGccgaaaagtgtttctgttGTAGCCATGGCGATGACTGGGATGACCTGAGCGAGTCTGGTTACACAGAAGACCAGGAGGAAAAAGTTGCT TTTTGTGATTTCATCAGGGTCTCCTGGCTGGTGAACCTGGCGGGCCGAGTGGTGTCGATCCTCCTCGAATACGTCGGTCAGGTTTCCCTCTGCGGCAAACTGACAAAGATCCTGGAGAACCACAGGGAGTGGCCTCACATTCACAGGACAACAC GTAACCCTCGCTCTCTGTTTCACCTGAGCAGAGTGGTGATCAGGAAACACCTAAGCTGCAGCATGCTGATGTCCGCCCAGCTGCCCAACAGGCTGAAGGACTACCTGCTGTTCAAAGAGAACGATCTGTATTCCAAAATCATCTGCAAGGAGGACTGA
- the asb15a gene encoding ankyrin repeat and SOCS box protein 15 isoform X1, whose product MDAADDLDEDELLDYDVQMSIQESCQREHLKGTGRSEALKLVGAIKQGDMLALQKLCDFPAAFSQVDEHGWYPLHRAAVQPLVLVLETVLYASFSLTLEEKTSEGETFLTLAVKAGLVENVKMLLNHGASPHTTNSKNESPLLLAVRAGSYQMVSSLIAGGARVEQVCLKKWTAMHEASRAGCVGVMELLLQHGGQVSEADQYGVTPLGIAAEYSHSEVLELLIKHGADVNAQAPNGDSVLYDAAGSGNPDCIDILLQHGANPNIHNLSSQLPIHHAAYEGHYLALRILIPITTRRALRLSGHSPVHSAADGGHTHCLELLLQKGFDVNALLAPHISDNYGDMRRSPLYYAVSNGDATCTELLLKLGAKPDLDPLRCLLVAVRSGRYEIVRLLLEAKADVNCYFTVVNDTVFPTALQYCLKDEVMMRLLLNNGYDAEKCFCCSHGDDWDDLSESGYTEDQEEKVAFCDFIRVSWLVNLAGRVVSILLEYVGQVSLCGKLTKILENHREWPHIHRTTRNPRSLFHLSRVVIRKHLSCSMLMSAQLPNRLKDYLLFKENDLYSKIICKED is encoded by the exons ATGGATGCAGCCGACGACCTGGATGAAGACGAACTTCTGGACTACGACGTTCAGATGAGCATCCAGGAGTCGTGTCAGAGAGAACATCTAAAGGGAACAGGGAG GAGTGAAGCTCTGAAGCTTGTGGGGGCCATCAAACAAG GCGACATGTTGGCACTGCAGAAGCTCTGTGATTTCCCAGCAGCCTTCAGTCAGGTGGATGAGCACGGCTGGTATCCTCTGCACAGGGCGGCGGTCCAGCctctggttctggtcctggaGACGGTGCTGTACG CATCTTTCAGTCTGACTCTGGAGGAAAAGACTTCGGAGGGGGAGACCTTCCTGACTTTAGCAGTGAAAGCTGGATTGGTGGAAAACGTGAAGATGCTGTTGAACCATGGAGCTTCTCCTCACACGACCAACAGCAAGAACGAATCCCCTCTGCTTTTAG CAGTCAGAGCCGGATCTTATCAGATGGTTTCCAGTCTAATAGCTGGAGGAGCTCGGGTGGAGCAGGTGTGTTTGAAGAAGTGGACGGCCATGCACGAGGCCTCCAGGGCCGGCTGCGTTGGTGTCATGGAGCTCCTGTTGCAGCACGGGGGTCAGGTGTCAGAGGCAGACCAGTATGGAGTGACTCCTCTGGGCATCGCTGCGGAGTACAGCCACTCTGAAGTCCTGGAGCTCCTTATCAAACACG GTGCCGATGTAAACGCCCAGGCGCCAAATGGCGACAGCGTCCTGTACGACGCTGCAGGGTCGGGGAATCCAGACTGCATCGACATCCTGCTGCAGCACGGAGCAAATCCCAACATCCACAACCTGAGCTCCCAGCTGCCCATCCACCACGCCGCGTACGAAGGACACTACCT AGCTTTGAGGATTTTGATCCCGATCACCACTAGACGGGCCCTGCGGCTGTCCGGCCACAGCCCCGTCCACTCGGCCGCTGACGGAGGCCACACTCACTGTCTGGAGCTCCTGCTGCAGAAAGGGTTCGACGTCAACGCGCTGTTAGCCCCTCACATCTCGGACAACTATGGAGACATGAGGAGAAGCCCGCTGTACTATGCCGTCTCCAACGGGGACGCCACCTGTACTGAGCTTCTGCTGAAGTTGGGAGCCAAACCCGACCTGGACCCGCTGCGCTGCCTCCTGGTGGCGGTCAGGTCGGGGCGCTACGAGATCGTGAGGCTGCTGCTGGAGGCCAAAGCAGACGTGAACTGTTACTTCACGGTGGTGAACGACACAGTGTTTCCCACCGCGCTGCAGTACTGCCTGAAGGACGAGGTGATGATGAGGCTGCTGCTCAACAACGGCTACGATGccgaaaagtgtttctgttGTAGCCATGGCGATGACTGGGATGACCTGAGCGAGTCTGGTTACACAGAAGACCAGGAGGAAAAAGTTGCT TTTTGTGATTTCATCAGGGTCTCCTGGCTGGTGAACCTGGCGGGCCGAGTGGTGTCGATCCTCCTCGAATACGTCGGTCAGGTTTCCCTCTGCGGCAAACTGACAAAGATCCTGGAGAACCACAGGGAGTGGCCTCACATTCACAGGACAACAC GTAACCCTCGCTCTCTGTTTCACCTGAGCAGAGTGGTGATCAGGAAACACCTAAGCTGCAGCATGCTGATGTCCGCCCAGCTGCCCAACAGGCTGAAGGACTACCTGCTGTTCAAAGAGAACGATCTGTATTCCAAAATCATCTGCAAGGAGGACTGA